A stretch of Suncus etruscus isolate mSunEtr1 chromosome 9, mSunEtr1.pri.cur, whole genome shotgun sequence DNA encodes these proteins:
- the LOC126018990 gene encoding serum amyloid A protein-like isoform X1, protein MWNAYSDMREANYKNSDKYFHARGNYEAAQRGPGGVWAAKVISDAREASQRITDWLKFGDSGHGLEDSKADQFANERGRSGQDPNQFRPEGLPDKY, encoded by the exons ATGTGGAATGCCTACTCTGACATGAGAGAGGCCAATTATAAAAATTCAGACAAATACTTCCATGCCCGGGGAAACTATGAGGCTGCACAAAGAGGACCTGGTGGTGTCTGGGCAGCTAAAGTGATCAG CGATGCCAGAGAGGCTTCTCAGAGAATCACAGACTGGCTTAAGTTTGGAGACAGTGGCCACGGACTGGAAGATTCAAAGGCCGATCAGTTTGCCaatgagaggggccggagtggccAAGACCCCAATCAGTTCCGTCCTGAAGGCCTGCCTGACAAGTACTGA